In one Brevibacterium sp. CBA3109 genomic region, the following are encoded:
- a CDS encoding MFS transporter, with protein MVGTDGVDAGRWRLPFLLTLPLGGAALWLRMKLDEPEAFSKATTQQQKNRQPFGKPSTGFKKHIVILIALVVLLNIGQHVALTYWPTDFAETLGHSQIENKLMLVALLLAMIIVVSPLGWLTDTIERKPFLYTSTTGFAVLSVPAFMLMQAEARDLQFLGLGIIALLQVMMQSCVSATLPAIFRSQVHFLGFAIDYDASTAIFGETTAAINTFVVKSTDSEPSPAVYLMGARIGWARRNPFLQRDHWMSDVSLRESRSQWPRRDG; from the coding sequence ATGGTGGGCACGGACGGAGTGGATGCCGGTCGGTGGCGCCTGCCGTTCCTCCTCACACTTCCGCTGGGAGGCGCTGCCCTATGGCTGCGGATGAAACTCGATGAGCCAGAGGCCTTTTCCAAGGCGACCACACAACAGCAGAAGAATCGTCAACCTTTCGGGAAGCCGTCCACCGGGTTCAAGAAGCACATCGTCATACTCATTGCCCTTGTCGTCCTGCTCAATATCGGTCAGCACGTGGCCCTCACCTATTGGCCGACAGACTTTGCCGAAACGTTGGGCCATTCCCAGATCGAGAACAAATTGATGCTCGTCGCCCTGCTTCTGGCGATGATCATCGTCGTCAGCCCCTTGGGCTGGTTGACAGATACGATCGAGCGCAAGCCGTTCCTCTACACCTCGACGACCGGCTTCGCAGTGTTGTCTGTCCCTGCCTTCATGCTCATGCAGGCAGAGGCCCGTGATCTACAGTTTCTGGGTCTGGGGATCATCGCTTTGTTGCAGGTGATGATGCAATCGTGTGTCTCGGCGACTCTGCCGGCGATCTTTCGCAGCCAGGTCCATTTCTTAGGATTTGCCATCGACTACGATGCTTCGACCGCAATCTTCGGTGAAACCACGGCCGCGATCAACACCTTCGTCGTCAAGTCCACCGACTCCGAGCCCTCCCCAGCCGTCTACCTCATGGGTGCGAGGATTGGCTGGGCTCGTCGGAATCCATTTCTTCAACGAGACCACTGGATGTCCGATGTCTCATTGAGAGAGTCGCGGTCCCAGTGGCCTCGCCGGGATGGGTAG
- a CDS encoding GPGG-motif small membrane protein, with the protein MAIILWIIAALLVISGIFAILRKQILWGVVLIVVGCLVGPGGVSIFT; encoded by the coding sequence ATGGCTATAATTCTCTGGATCATTGCAGCACTGCTCGTCATTTCGGGCATCTTCGCGATCTTACGCAAGCAGATTCTCTGGGGAGTTGTCCTCATCGTCGTCGGTTGCCTAGTTGGCCCAGGTGGGGTGAGCATCTTCACCTGA